Proteins encoded within one genomic window of Anopheles gambiae chromosome 3, idAnoGambNW_F1_1, whole genome shotgun sequence:
- the LOC1279190 gene encoding uncharacterized protein LOC1279190, protein MDHSAIWSAVKAGDIDTLRGLILPGQRVVSIRKQVDENGWTLLHHAAMSQNLELVKLVTEFFHPDPDVENNDGMTPLALACQEQCPVGIIIFLMESINAFDGPSPLQYAVLQNRVDLAKAVIAYETKRKAFSSASLLYTVTIRTGDLEMLQCLLDAPESAGKAFVTEKNDDLTGLEDFAQNASYEVGKKVACFKMLFNLLHPIADEASRRYNVNEILTMALLSFVPVSLIPHFIETEQKWEERAPIRSLYERLPHGFDLLALTVLCECGPVTVEREQLEPTLEEMCPKQFQRFWYVQLEEMFLNAIKPELNETGPSQPEALQLLEDYAQFTRTITFGFFRTVLRDSVQGALCGPRSMPMYEGRPDQPSVLNMELYSSSYLRAIECMMTMYNQPADSIVEAVIARDDRHMRAILIFPLLRYCTTLLMRPDEVILVHLRNNRLLNWIVHLFGPWKAILRHVGKPVLEVFSLKRFARDVVREAVWQGVKGVRAAKSSFLDRLKSLDVPRELNDYLRYCDYSSTKYFLEHMDAATRWLQAFEHVTLPYPVRR, encoded by the coding sequence ATGGACCACTCGGCCATTTGGTCGGCAGTTAAAGCTGGCGACATCGACACGCTGCGCGGTCTCATTTTGCCCGGCCAGCGGGTAGTAAGCATTAGAAAGCAGGTGGACGAAAATGGTTGGACCTTGCTGCACCACGCTGCCATGAGCCAGAATCTCGAGCTGGTCAAACTGGTGACGGAATTCTTCCATCCCGACCCGGACGTGGAAAACAATGACGGTATGACGCCGCTAGCGCTCGCCTGCCAAGAGCAATGTCCAGTCGGTATCATCATCTTTCTGATGGAAAGCATCAATGCGTTCGACGGACCATCGCCGCTCCAGTACGCCGTGCTGCAAAATCGTGTAGACCTTGCCAAGGCAGTAATTGCTTACGAGACAAAACGGAAGGCTTTTTCCTCCGCTTCACTCCTGTACACCGTCACCATCCGTACGGGTGATCTGGAAATGTTGCAATGTTTGCTGGATGCACCCGAAAGTGCGGGGAAGGCATTTGTCACGGAGAAAAACGACGACTTGACGGGGCTGGAAGATTTTGCACAAAATGCGTCGTACGAGGTGGGAAAGAAAGTTGCTTGCTTTAAAATGTTGTTCAATCTATTGCACCCTATTGCGGACGAAGCTAGCAGACGCTACAATGTGAATGAAATCCTAACGATGGCTTTGCTTAGCTTTGTGCCGGTCTCGTTAATACCTCACTTTATTGAGACGGAGCAGAAATGGGAAGAGCGGGCACCGATCCGTTCTTTGTATGAGCGCCTTCCGCACGGGTTTGACCTGCTCGCACTCACGGTGCTGTGCGAATGTGGACCGGTAACAGTCGAACGAGAGCAGCTTGAACCCACACTGGAAGAAATGTGCCCGAAGCAATTTCAACGATTTTGGTACGTCCAGCTGGAGGAAATGTTCCTAAACGCCATCAAACCGGAGCTGAATGAAACCGGTCCATCCCAGCCAGAGGCGCTGCAATTGCTGGAAGATTATGCACAATTCACCAGAACGATCACGTTCGGGTTCTTCCGGACCGTTCTACGAGACAGCGTGCAGGGCGCTTTATGTGGACCACGGTCTATGCCGATGTATGAAGGGAGGCCAGATCAGCCATCGGTGCTGAATATGGAGCTGTACTCATCATCGTACCTCCGTGCCATCGAATGCATGATGACCATGTACAACCAGCCGGCCGATAGCATCGTCGAGGCGGTAATAGCACGCGATGATCGGCACATGCGGGCGATCCTGATATTTCCACTGCTTCGGTACTGCACCACCCTGCTGATGCGACCGGACGAGGTTATTTTGGTTCATCTTAGAAACAATCGGCTACTGAACTGGATTGTGCATCTGTTCGGCCCGTGGAAAGCGATCCTGCGGCACGTCGGTAAACCGGTGCTGGAAGTTTTCTCCCTCAAACGCTTCGCCCGGGACGTTGTTCGAGAAGCCGTATGGCAGGGGGTGAAAGGAGTGCGGGCAGCAAAATCTTCCTTCCTCGATCGGCTCAAGTCGCTGGACGTTCCGAGGGAATTGAACGACTACCTTAGGTATTGTGATTACAGCTCCACCAAATACTTCCTGGAGCATATGGACGCTGCCACACGTTGGTTGCAGGCGTTCGAGCATGTAACATTGCCCTATCCAGTTCGACGCTAA
- the LOC5668102 gene encoding uncharacterized protein LOC5668102, producing MDELDRVKHHSDICCAVEAGDIARLHELIDAGILRKGDITHPRCLLLLAISSRNLEVVKLVMEYFEPDPNAANEDGGTPLLYACQVECPAEIIIYLMEHSTKDDSLSPLEYVLFQNRVELAKSLIAYEATRPEQPAKHFTPALYIVAVKTGNLELLQHMLEALHNAGHSFVTEQFQGLTGMELFAQNAAYALETKVECFKMFFNVLHPATHTADPVRYNVNDIVNVAILSTQATSLIPYFIEMEKKWETRPSIISLYERLLSVGYDILAFAVLCEHGPVTIEREQLDAMLEKLHRFQWESWVAPLGQMFANAFEPSEADDAPSPLEAMQLLQDFAAFTETITLKFSSYRLHEAVSGVFQEISINRHQLYQASFHRAIECIMIMEGCSADDLVGLILCIDSWYDRALQAFPFLKYCNFVLMRPDWVDVEENNRLMNWFVHLFGPWKAIRQYVGKPVLEVFTLKRFARDVVRDAVWRGVEKNEPSQCSFLDRLSSLDVPKELSDYLRYCDYSSIRYFLEHFDAVEKFMKVDANKTLPYPVVL from the coding sequence ATGGACGAACTGGATCGCGTTAAACACCACTCGGACATCTGTTGTGCGGTTGAAGCGGGAGACATCGCCAGACTGCACGAGCTAATCGACGCCGGGATTCTGCGAAAGGGCGATATAACCCATCCAAGGTGCTTGCTGCTTCTGGCGATCTCGAGCCGGAACTTGGAGGTGGTCAAACTGGTGATGGAATACTTCGAACCGGATCCGAATGCTGCAAACGAGGACGGCGGTACACCGTTACTTTACGCCTGCCAAGTGGAATGTCCAGCAGAGATAATCATTTATCTGATGGAGCATAGCACCAAGGACGATAGTCTTTCGCCGTTGGAGTACGTTCTATTTCAAAATCGTGTCGAGCTAGCAAAGTCTTTGATTGCGTACGAAGCAACCCGCCCAGAGCAACCGGCGAAACATTTTACGCCAGCCCTATACATTGTGGCCGTAAAAACGGGCAATCTGGAGCTGTTGCAGCACATGCTAGAAGCTCTCCACAATGCTGGCCACTCGTTTGTGACGGAACAATTCCAAGGCCTGACGGGAATGGAGCTGTTTGCTCAAAACGCTGCGTACGCGTTGGAAACGAAGGTGGAGtgctttaaaatgtttttcaatGTATTGCACCCGGCCACGCACACGGCGGATCCGGTGCGCTACAATGTGAACGATATTGTAAACGTGGCCATACTTAGCACTCAGGCGACCTCGCTGATACCGTATTTCattgaaatggaaaagaaatggGAAACACGCCCGTCGATTATTTCGCTGTACGAACGCCTGCTCTCCGTTGGCTACGATATACTCGCATTTGCCGTGCTGTGCGAACATGGACCGGTTACGATCGAACGAGAGCAGCTAGACGCAATGCTCGAAAAATTGCATCGGTTTCAATGGGAATCATGGGTTGCACCACTGGGGCAGATGTTCGCCAACGCTTTCGAACCGAGCGAAGCAGATGATGCGCCATCTCCATTGGAAGCGATGCAGCTGTTGCAAGACTTTGCGGCATTCACCGAAACAATCACGCTCAAGTTCTCCTCGTACAGATTGCACGAGGCCGTGTCGGGAGTGTTTCAGGAAATATCAATTAATAGACACCAGCTGTACCAAGCGTCGTTCCACCGTGCCATCGAGTGCATTATGATCATGGAAGGCTGCAGTGCTGACGATCTCGTCGGGCTTATACTGTGCATAGATAGCTGGTACGATCGAGCGTTGCAGGCTTTTCCGTTTCTTAAGTACTGTAACTTTGTGCTGATGCGACCGGACTGGGTCGATGTGGAAGAAAACAACCGGCTGATGAATTGGTTTGTGCATCTGTTCGGTCCATGGAAAGCGATCCGCCAGTACGTCGGCAAGCCGGTGCTGGAAGTGTTCACGCTCAAACGCTTCGCCCGGGACGTGGTTCGGGATGCTGTATGGCGAGgggtggaaaaaaatgaaccatCACAGTGCAGCTTCCTCGACCGGTTGAGCTCGTTAGATGTGCCGAAGGAGTTGAGCGACTACCTTCGATACTGCGACTACAGTTCCATCCGGTACTTTCTTGAGCATTTCGATGCGGTCGAAAAGTTCATGAAGGTGGacgcaaataaaacattgcCTTATCCAGTGGTTTTATAG